The Diachasmimorpha longicaudata isolate KC_UGA_2023 chromosome 18, iyDiaLong2, whole genome shotgun sequence DNA segment ttcaaaaaaaaatcacgaaaatctcgttctttttcgttacaaatcgtttaaaaaaaatatgaagatattgtcgaaaataaacaattgtggtagggacgataactataaatgagtagaagaacatgtgtaaattttaaagcaatcggttgaatactttttcttgtaggaccttgaccgtttcagaaaatgatgattcgagaaaaacgcgtttaaagtttaaagcctggtagacaatcgcttacgagacgttggcgactatgagctgtaacttatcaaatactatgaatttcggtctgaatttttcacagcatgttttcaataggttttactgtcaaaatatataaaaaaaaaaaaaaaaatcgattttttgaagtgctcacatgagaataaccccttaatccTCTTTGGCTGCCACGTTCAGCCCATCTCGAAAAGTGTCTTTTCGTTTACAACTAAACGAAAAGTCAACACTTACAAAGAAAAGACTTTTTGTCACTGCGGCTACGTTCAGGCCGTGCAGAAACGCCCTTTTCGTTTATTTGTAAACGATGACACAAATGACACAGTTCGCCACTCCCTGAACGCAACAGCACTagcaaaagctattgttaggATACACTTGCCACGGGGAGGTTTTAACTCGTGTGGTTGGCACGTAGAGTCCCTTGataccgtccctgtcgacatgtATATCTGTGCATGCGGAGCCCAAAACCTCCCATCTGACTTCATCaagtccgctgcatcttgtgcataggcgAAGAGGGCCCTCCTCTGTCAACCCGCACCTattgcatagggggtcagtcccttTGCCTATTCTCGATAGGtgcagagccaggggccagtgcccagtgataagccccactatagCTCGGAGCTTagccctgtttaggcccaacaaaGCTTCTGCCATCTTCCTTGTGGGTCTTTTCAGGAGAGATTTTGTGTGTCTGGCGCCCGTTTCCGAGCCCCACCTAACCACAATCCTCTTGTCGCCACGTTCCTTAATTAGGTCTTTCCCAAAGTCAGTGTGCATGCCTACGTGCTCTACTTCCCCCTGAGAGGCCCTCCTGCACCCGTCTTTAGTTAGCTCATCGCCTATGatgccagaattttttttttatgtcattttcattttattttattttttattttattttattttatttcatttttattttattttatttcattttttatttttgttttatttcatttttatttcattttattttcaccctAAATGACGTGCCACGTCTTTACTATTAATGCGAAACCTTCAATTCGTAAAAACAGAGTTTCAGACTTTCCGAGGGGGTCTACAACATGGACTGGTCGGCATTAAAAATACCTACGAAGAAGAGCTTGGCCCTAATAATGCGCAGATGCCTGAAACCACTGAGATTCACCAGTGGTTACGTAGTGGAGCTGTCTCTGGACTCATTTGGTGGAGtaagaatattttaatttagttATTACCTTCTAAAGTTGTAGTGCCGAACAGTTTAAAtgtaattctcaatttgttttcgttttatttataTCAAGAATTACATTCCCCCACTTTTCAGCTCATCAAAACATCCTACTCCATATTCAATCTTCTGAAGCAGCAGAACAATTGATCTCGCATTGACGACTATCAATTGTCCGCAGAACATCATTTAAGGAACGACACAAAGGCATCATCTTCTTCAAAAGTAGTCAAAATGGTTAAACGAGTACTGGTACAGCTGTTACGATTATGAATTCCTGCAATTTTATCTTTCAATTAGCCAATTTCTCAATcgaacttgaaaaattctccccTAGAGGTCCGTAGCATCGTCTGGGACAAATAAGGTATGATTTATCGGCCATTGCTAACGCCCCTATCGAACTTTGTGACctttattcagaaattggcTAATTTCCATTTTACTTAAATGTGATATTGCTCCACGAATAAtcgatcaattaattaacttaTTAAAAACACAGTCAAACAAAATTTGTCagtgaaatttatttgagaACAAATAGAAAACTTAACTTACGTCATGATTGAAACGACTGGACGGCACATAAAGAAGATTGGACGGATTATGTTCCTTATAATACTcataatttccataaaatcgACGAAATCAAGGGAAAGCAAGATCATCGCAGATTATTATTAAGTAATAATACCCCAAgactttcaaaattatcggatatttcccgagagtttcgttgtgtagcaacgagagggataagttttGGAGGTTAAAAATCGAGGGTTTTACTGCCAAACTTATCCCAATCGGTGTTACGCAGGTCAACTGGaaggaaatatccgattaattttgaaggtcgaggggtatttgactcgattatatttttcattccaatttcaaggaATTAAATGGCATTTGGCGTCAtatggtatggtttttcactagTAGTTGTGGCGTCTCctgcgtatattttctgtctgcacaaaatggaGAGAactgtttccaaattgtgacttttctcttcaccgtattattaggaacatttttttttaattttttgatcaataatctccaaggattctcctccaaatctgctcatgtcgaggtaaagtctctgaacttgattttttctaatgacagttttggggtttgaaacgcgtacaaattgtttatccgatatttttcattgctcagcaacaaacagggaaatattcgaaaaatatccgaagtaaaaccgttCCCCTAGTACCAcatgacgggaaatgccaccatttgattggttgaaattgggatgaaaaaaataatcaatgtcAACAATTTCCTTTTTGTCACTGCAGCTACGTTCAGACCGTGTGGAAAATCCCCTTTTCGTTTATTTGTAAACAATCACACAAATGACAGTTCACCACACGCTgaacgtaacatcactaacaaaaacTACAATTCGGATACTCGTGCCACGGGGTATTTTAACTCCTGTGGTTGGCAGCCCTCGGCGTCACCTCAGGccgccaacttcacactcgttaCCACCCCCTCCCACTCGTATCAAAATATACCATTTTTTCCTTGACTGTCACAAAAACAAGAAACTCGCGCTGACAAATCTGCActacaaaaaatatcaacagcAAAGACCCTCCAGAAAGATCCAAATCTGCGatgtttttttacaaaaacgaTTCTTCCAGGCGAATAAAACTTCATTAATTCTTGTTTATCCCTTCGTCCTGCTCCGCTAAAATTACATATACGTAATAGTGCTGTGACAAAGTGGACAAGATCCAAGACTGACGACGTCTCTCTCGCCAGCTGCGTGATGTCGACAAACAGTGCAGATCCAGGCATTAGTGAGGTCCATGAGAGGTCGTCCAGTGGCAACACAAGCAGGAAACCTCGTGGTGCAATTGGGACAGGCGACACACCAATCAGGAACGAGGGTTTCACAGCTGACGCACTCGGATTTCACGTTCTTCGAGTCCTTGGGTGGATTATTCAGAAAAATCTTCAGTGCAAGTTCCTCGTACTCCTCCCTCTTGGCCTCGGATATCCTGTCGAGGCTCTCGAGCTTGATGAATGCCTTGGAGCAGGTGGAGAACGCCCTGTTGACCGAGCTCGATAGCGCCAGCAGACAGTAGACGTCCTCGGAGTCCAGGATGTCCTCGTACTCCCTCAGCCTCAACGACGTCTTCATGGCGGCGTCAAAGTCACCACTGTAGATTTGCCTGTGAGCTAGGAGGAGGTAGTGGAAGGCCTCGGCTCCTCTCCAGGAATTCTCGATCACCCTGGAGTCTTCGTTGCTCTCAGTCATCCCCATGACGACGTTACTCCTGCCTCCTTTCCCCGCTGGACTGCTGTTGATGTGGTCCTCGATGAGCAGCGCCGCCAGCACGTAGATCTTCTTTACCCTCAGGGGATTGGCTCGCAACTTCGTCTGCTCCTCGGCCAGTTTCAGCAGCAGCTTTGCTGCTTCCAGGAAGCAGTTGGCACTTCGGTACAACTCGATCGCCTGAAGTCGCTTTCCGTTCGACAACAAGTGATTGGCGTATTTGTTCATGAGATCGTTTATCTGCGCCATTTTGTACGTCTTCGCGAGGTCCACCGCTTGGTCCCAGTGGTTCAACCTGCAAATGGATTTCAGTCATTTTTATGGTGAATCAGAAAATCGGTTGGTGGAGATGCGGAACTGATTGTGAAGGTGGAGCAGGAGATTTTCTACGTAATAATGTTTTCTATACTGACGGATTGCTCCATATAGGCAAGAAAAGTGAATGGAAGAAATggctaggagccggatagctcagttgggagagcacccgatgcataatcggaagatcccgggttcaaaccccggtctggactatccattttttcagtaatttttcttgcaaaaatcatatggagaattatcctgttccccttcctacctcatccaaaatcctatccaacgatttcctttgacgtcgcaagaaatgtggaacgctatataaacttcccgtcttgatgaTACACAAAATCTCTCCTGAAAAGACTCACAAAGAAGATGGCAGAAGCTTTGTTCCTATTTATAAaagcagaagcacataaatgaagttcgtccgagtcgaaatcgtgtaaggtctttcccattgcccgattaaatgaatgaagtttcgcGTTAGTCGAAAACGTTCGTATTCCTAAAAGcatccattgtgaatcaagttacctctctcatcatatttataaccaacgactttcacattcgttcttttccggtgtgatcgcccttcatcagtctatgaaagcacaagcacattaattaaattaaattaaccacaGAAGTCATCGACTAACTTCATGGGTAAGACTTTCTCCTAATTGGTCAATGTGTTTGAGACGGGAAATCAAAATAGGGCTCGCATTCGGTCTCGTTCGGCCTGAACAGAGCTAAGCTCCGAGCTGTAGTGGGgtttatcactggacactggcccctggctcaaTACCTATCAAGAGTAGGCAaagggactgaccccctatggAATAGATGTGAGTTGACGGAGGAAGaccctcttcacctatgcagaagatgcagcggactcgatgaagtCAGATGGGAGATTTTCATGTCATGATATACATGTCAAGGGACTCTACGAATGGGCGcgtagggcacagatactcgaGACCGTCGACTAGACGGCTGTCTAGGGCAGAGTCTAAAATGGCCGAAGGGCTGATTACACTTCTGGACTAATGAGGACCGTCTAGCGACGATAAAAGTCAAGTATACCGACTGATGATAATGAGGATACCTTCCATGGAATGGTATAAAGCCACTGATAAAAGGGGTAATGGTCGTAAGGCACGTAGAGTTCCtgggaaaaatagaaaatggaGAAGGATTTCGTATGGATCAGATCAAAGAGGATTGAGTTCAGTAGTTTCCGCTTCGTTTCTGGTGCCGAGCACTGgagtttttccaaaatttttctgtCTGTGCATTCGCATCAAGATAATTagggaaaaaaaactcaatcgatCGATAATGCTACAGTTGAGTTTACGgggaaaaaaacgtaaatcCCCAGGTTAGACCTCATCTTTTACGTCCCAAAAATCCTAATCTACGAAGTTAGATCTCGTAATTTACGTATCTAAAATGGTAATTTACGTTTTCAAACtggtaatttacatttttattgcaaCGTAATTTACGTCATTAAAACCGTAATTTACGACTTTGAAATCGCAGTTTACCCtttaaaaatcgtaaattacgTTTCAGAAATCacaatttacattttcaaCTTCATGATGTACCCAATTCATAACCATAATTACCATTAAACTTTTCAAAATAACAATTtacatggaaaaaaattctgtaaaaaattttaaatcccGTAtgtaacaattatttttcctgttCCCCAAATTGATAaagattttcgaaaattatcgCAAAATAAATCCACCACAATAACAAACCTCACACAGGTGTCAACCGCCTGTTTAACATCTCCATATTTGATGTACGCAGCGACCGCCTGAGGGCACATCCCCACCGACGCCAGCATCCTGGCGACAGTCTTCAACGTCGATGATTTATCCGGTAGCTGATCAACAGTCTCCGCGAGGAGTTCATAATCCTCAAGTTTGTAGTAACACTGAATGAGCTTCTCCAGGTTCCTCCCCTTTTCGTAATACTCCCTGGCGCCCTCCCAGTTCTGCCTCTCGGCAAAGTGATCCCCAATTTTATTGTACGCCACCTCCATCTGCTTATCCGTTCCTCCGATCCCCATCTTCATCAGCTGGAGGACCCTGAAGTAGTCCCCCAGCTTCTGCCTCAGGCTGATCGCCAGATCCCTCCGGTCTAGCTCCAGGTACAGTTTCTCTGCCTCGTCGTAGTTACCAAGGAACGCGGCGACCTCCGCCTTCTTCAGCTGATCAGCATGAACACTGTGGAGTCTCTTGATGAACTGGATCCCCAGGTAGTCCGTGCACCGGACCATCGCATTCTCCGCCATCTCCAGGTCTCGAGACTTGAGGGCGGATTCCGCGAGGAGGCGCCAGAGTCGGGGATGAGGATTGTCCTGGATGAAGTCGTACGCCTCCTTGAGGCCGACCTTCGACAGGAGCTCTTTGGTGTCCCTCAAGGACTTGACTTCCAGATCGACGATCAGTTCGGAGCGAATGTCGTCGGGTTTGTGGACCAAATCGTCCAGCAGAATGCAGCGAATCTCGAGATCCTGAAAGGAGCAGATGTACCCGGAACAGGCGATCGGCTCCTCGGGATCCAAACCCCTGATCACGTACATCCTCGTCTTCTCCATGATGGCAAGAAGCGCTGGATTGTCGACTGCCCAGCAGACTGCCCAGACGTCCTTCCTCTCGAACTTGGAAACGTCTTCCTGATCTCCAGTCTCACTCCTCAAGTGCTCAAGATCGAGCATCGTGAGGACGCCAGAAACGTCCAGGATGGAGGCCCTGCTGGAGCTGCAGTTGATGTGAATCCTCTGGGGTCGCGAGGCCACTGTGTAGCGGTTGGTCAGGGTGACCTGAGGCAGGGAATACCTCTGGATCATTCCGGACTCCCTTCCCACGAGCAGAACCTTCTCACTGGACGACACGCAGCAGATGGGGTCCATCGTTGCTTTTCTGTTCACAGGCGTCTCGAAGCTTCGATCCCTGTCGAGGTCCTGGATGACCTCGTTCACCCCAGTCGGCGTGTCGTCCACGTGGTACGTCCGATCCTTCTTCATTCGGGACGAGCTCAAGCTGGCGGACTTTGGTATGCGGAAATTCCAGATGAGGAATTGGTTCCTTGACGCCACTATCACCGAATTACTTGTCATCGTGATCCAGTTGGGCTCGAGCTCCAGGTATTTAGTGTCAATGGGAGTTGCTATGGTGTTGCAGACGATGAGGATGAACTCCTCGCTCTCCTGATTGAGGTCGTTTCGCACCGCCAGGGCGCAGTGCTCCCCTGAGGAAGTTATCGATATCAATGATCTCACGTACTTCGTGCAGCAGGAGTTGTTGCTGGTGTTCCAGAAGGTGATGCAGACCCCGTCCTTGGTGACTCTCTCGTTGGTGAAGACGACGGTGTTGCTGAAGTAGGTCCACTTGTAGTCGGGCCTGATGTTGGCGAAGTAAATGTGGGAGTCGACGGATAGGGCCACCCGGAGGGAGCCGCCCTCCCAGGAGCACGCGGTCACCTCCTTCCCAGGTATCTTCAGCATCCTGACTTGCTTGCCAAAGGGTGTATAGAACTGGATGACGTTGGAGTCCTTGGCCTCACCGCTGATGATGACCGATTGCACTCCGGTGACCGCCAGGAGGGATCCGTAGGTGTTCCACGCACACCAGACGTTCGTCATTCCCGTCTCGATGATCACGGGGCGGTCGTCGTTGGTGTCTCTGAGCAGGTGGACACGTCCTGAGTCGTAGCAGATCGCCAGGGAGGGACAGTCCACCCCTACAAATCCGTATTTACCACTGTACCAGTGCATCGCGACGATGTTCTGGGGTGCGACGGGGAGGTTCATGTTGATGTTCATGAGGAAGGCTCCCTGATTGTCGTAGAGGTGAATACTCCCTGTCCTCAGGCCGAAGAGCAGGAGCTTTCCATTCGGCGACCATTGGACACTCGTCAACGGTGTGTTCTTTAGCTCCTTCCCCCAGATCCGATTGCCATCCACCGATCCCACGATCACCGCACCATCCTCGTAGACGATGCAGATCTTCTGGCCGTCGACACTCCACGACATGCCCTTCACCGTTGACTTGTTGCGGTTGTTGATCATCTCCTCGTACCAGGAGCCCTTGTACAACATCCAGACGACTATGACGCCATTCTGGTCGCTTGACGTCAACTTCTGGTACTCCTCGTTCCAGGTGACCACCTGGACGTGACCCTGGTGACCTTCTAGAGTCTGATTCATGCTGAGGTTGCTTGTGGCGGGGAGACCACGGGATTTAGTGGTTGGACCGGCACTCGGTGGGGTGGAGTCCACCCGGAGGACCTTCAGGAGACCCTCCTCACCACCTACTGCTATGTATCCTTGCTTTTGGTTCCATGCGATGCAGTTCAGCCGGTAGTTGTTGGGGATCGCTATCTTCTTGCTCAAGTAGACGAACATTTTTAGTGATGAGTTCAGAGGGTTCAGagtctttttatttattgagaaaacttCAGGACGAAATCTTTGTGACGTCGGAAGAGAGAAaggtcaaaatatttattttattttttatttttatttgtaaatactttttaaatttatttattttagttattagttggaaaatatttgtggGGCAAATTTTAAGAGGACGTTGATCTGAGCTGATGGCCTTTGAAGAAGGACTCTAGGATGGAATGCCTGCGGATCcacaaatagaaaattttaattagaaattttaattaggaattttaattcgatatgaatttatacgaacattttaattttcttattgttgttatttttgttttaaacTATTTTAAGGGAGACTTGAGGGGGGGAGGCGTCAGGATgaatttatgtttattaaaaaaatacttcaaatCAGAATCTCTTCAGAGGAACAAGAAAACGCATCagaaaatgttaattttaattaaaaacaatttttttttgaaaacatTGAGGCGTCAAATTTGAAGACAGAGGCGCCGGCCTgatttaatattcattaaaaaatgactcTAAGATAAAATTCCGTTAAAGCcacaaacaaaaaattgtaattagaAAATAGGACTTTTAATTCGATATTAATTTATACGAAcattacatttttattattattcttatttttgccttaaaaaatttaaagtcAGACTTGAAGGAGTGGAGGCGGTAGGGTAAAtttgtttatgaaaaaaaaattcaaataaaaattccttcaGTCACAtacacattaaaaaatattaaatatttttaattcattttaatttacactaaattttcatttttgattcatttattatttttttatttttgatgggTTGACTTTCATCTGTGATTTTAGGGGAATTAATCagaatttaatgtttaattttAACTGGAAGGGGTTGAGTTGAGTTGAGGGTCCAACTTCAGAGGGAATTGACACACATTTTCGGGGGTAGATCACtggggatttttaatttttgggaGAAGGGGCTTTAGACGACCTCGCGAAGATTTTAAGGATTTAAATGATTTGCGTCAGTTATACTTTGGGGTTTGTTTCAGACACCACCGGGGGTGGGCGCCATATTTGTTGTGATCGGATCGAAAACTGGTGGGACAGGTGGATATCGCGGGTGCTGTCTACCTGGGTATCCCCTCCAATGGGACAGGTAGGACGGGGTGGGGAGGGACACATTCTGTATTAAATTCACGTGTGAAAAAaactcattgaaaaattaacaattttttacgcCTTTTTTCAATGCACTAGAGTAATAAActttattttaacaatttcaTCTGTTACGAATCGAGATGTTCAAATGTTTCaaactaaaattttcaaaaatatcgaaGCCATACTTTACGTATACATGTAAAGgcattataaatataaaaattaaaattaattgaaaaataaaaaaattatatgtaaAAAAGCTGTAGAGAAACTCTAGTGAATTTactagataattttattgaaatattcaatagaaaatattctctaGAGTAATtaaatactaaacaatatattatatttatattgatattatccttaatattaaatatttgttaatattatattaatattcaattcaattcttccatataatttatttaattaaagtaTTATTTGTAGAAattgattcattaaaatttttcacattaattcatttccttttctcatattttctaaattaatattatttaaaatattaataataatatgaataaaatatgactataaaataatgtaatatttgttaatattaCATTCATATTAAATGTAAATATTCTATAGAACGTATTCAATCAAACTATTGTCTACATAAActcattgatgaaaattttccacaaaaattaatattctctcatatttcataaattaattctcGTTCTATGGAATAATATCGAGTGCAAAAGGACACGGTCCCATGGAATGTACGGGTTAAATAATAAGATCGATGAATGACCCtaacaataaacaattaacgctaattaattgatggactatccattttttcagtaaaaatttcttgtaaataattatctcatccaaaatcctatccaacaatTTCGAGTGACGTCACAACAGGGGAAACGCAACAtaaattttccgttttttatgtaaaaagtGTGCAATCAGATGTGTAGGTCTAGTAATAAAGGTGATTAACAaccttaataataaaaaatcaaggcTAATTATTGTTACGCAAGATTGTCTAtcagaaattttattatctttCCTCGTTTCCCAATTGTATACATTACATTATGTAACAGAAtatatctcatcatatttataaACGTATTTCCATTCTGTTCGCTTCAATATCATCTAAAAATATTAGACTTACTTTGTATGTACATTTATTAGGCAATTCACTCATTTAACGAGGTAAGCTTCGAGTTCAATAACGAAGTGGTAAACACAGATAAGTAACTTTTGACTATTGACCAGTCGATGGCGAATATCTCGGACTGTGATaaagataataaaattgttgttatgaccttttttgtagagcgaaTCGTGCgctacaacaaatgttattacaaaaatttcgttaTCTCTTTTAGATCCGGAGATATTCCTCATAAACTAGGAGAGACGAgtcgacttatctcgttttaccatttCGCTGCTGAATCGATGAGGACAAATCAATAAGTAAAAAATGTGTCTGTGCGCGAAGAATTGGCAGCATTTTATGAATGATTTGAAGTTTATTATTCGATAAGATACAGATAAAAC contains these protein-coding regions:
- the LOC135171118 gene encoding WD repeat-containing protein 35; protein product: MFVYLSKKIAIPNNYRLNCIAWNQKQGYIAVGGEEGLLKVLRVDSTPPSAGPTTKSRGLPATSNLSMNQTLEGHQGHVQVVTWNEEYQKLTSSDQNGVIVVWMLYKGSWYEEMINNRNKSTVKGMSWSVDGQKICIVYEDGAVIVGSVDGNRIWGKELKNTPLTSVQWSPNGKLLLFGLRTGSIHLYDNQGAFLMNINMNLPVAPQNIVAMHWYSGKYGFVGVDCPSLAICYDSGRVHLLRDTNDDRPVIIETGMTNVWCAWNTYGSLLAVTGVQSVIISGEAKDSNVIQFYTPFGKQVRMLKIPGKEVTACSWEGGSLRVALSVDSHIYFANIRPDYKWTYFSNTVVFTNERVTKDGVCITFWNTSNNSCCTKYVRSLISITSSGEHCALAVRNDLNQESEEFILIVCNTIATPIDTKYLELEPNWITMTSNSVIVASRNQFLIWNFRIPKSASLSSSRMKKDRTYHVDDTPTGVNEVIQDLDRDRSFETPVNRKATMDPICCVSSSEKVLLVGRESGMIQRYSLPQVTLTNRYTVASRPQRIHINCSSSRASILDVSGVLTMLDLEHLRSETGDQEDVSKFERKDVWAVCWAVDNPALLAIMEKTRMYVIRGLDPEEPIACSGYICSFQDLEIRCILLDDLVHKPDDIRSELIVDLEVKSLRDTKELLSKVGLKEAYDFIQDNPHPRLWRLLAESALKSRDLEMAENAMVRCTDYLGIQFIKRLHSVHADQLKKAEVAAFLGNYDEAEKLYLELDRRDLAISLRQKLGDYFRVLQLMKMGIGGTDKQMEVAYNKIGDHFAERQNWEGAREYYEKGRNLEKLIQCYYKLEDYELLAETVDQLPDKSSTLKTVARMLASVGMCPQAVAAYIKYGDVKQAVDTCVRLNHWDQAVDLAKTYKMAQINDLMNKYANHLLSNGKRLQAIELYRSANCFLEAAKLLLKLAEEQTKLRANPLRVKKIYVLAALLIEDHINSSPAGKGGRSNVVMGMTESNEDSRVIENSWRGAEAFHYLLLAHRQIYSGDFDAAMKTSLRLREYEDILDSEDVYCLLALSSSVNRAFSTCSKAFIKLESLDRISEAKREEYEELALKIFLNNPPKDSKNVKSECVSCETLVPDWCVACPNCTTRFPACVATGRPLMDLTNAWICTVCRHHAAGERDVVSLGSCPLCHSTITYM